Proteins found in one Miscanthus floridulus cultivar M001 chromosome 4, ASM1932011v1, whole genome shotgun sequence genomic segment:
- the LOC136549336 gene encoding disease resistance protein RGA2-like isoform X2, with product MDSGASDREVWEKKLEKTLQDPTAEPISLPLEFLKVITSDFSTERELGRGAYGVVYKGVLQSGKVIAVKKIFDAHLLDLDSNSNNNNKQFENEITCLMGVRHQNVVQLVGYCVQTRSEVMKLPSGEHVMVETPACLLCFEFQFLDWDMRYEIIRGVCRGLHYLHDECHIVHLDLKPQNILMDAAMTPKIADFGLSRLLNEQKSKTVAKKLLGTLGYMAKEYIDHGIISSKADIFSLGVIIIEIITGHRDYPNIGERTETSLKNYADEVVESWKNRLLEITPMHMSLEMHIQQVEQCISVALKCLEPDSKKRPTSLEIVQSLNAVELKCRSPGYPPSVIEKDRRNRNLFSQANANIINIPMTTSAINGLNECANLFQWVTLAISFPKAPLNETQKEKLHGDVRQLHGDLQFLSDTLPAMYNLIDRAEWRFHDHSVAGLLSRLKDAVYDAEDILDEFRWYETKLSVEGNAISVEPVIDFFHSVTQGSFNKVADIQKRLNHLSGQLEKMGLLQAVPRFDKSFRPETTSFPTEAKIFGRGKEKDKLIRLLGVPTNNSAGPSGHKRKRSGVCSSPGNQICATIDTNEAAVTSVPVLPIVGIGGVGKTTLAQDICKRKKVKRHFVPIIWICVSDDFDVKRLTKEAIEQSCGKVPKNNNLNVLQGALANSLNTKRFLLVVDDMWNENEQDWKRFCAPFRNALKGSMMLVTTRSPKVADVVRTMDPFPLEGLKKDVFRKFFKFCVFGPNSSNIDPELERIGEKILPKLRGSPLAAKTLGRLLGMSLELAHWDRILKSQLCELRQKETDILLALRLSYMYLPLYLKRCFSFCAVYPKDYIFKKEDLVEIWVAEGLVEHHPNISLHHTGGQYFEELAHLSFFQRYNPWSSENYVIHDLMHDMAQLVSKDECFIVKEKNDIPKIPQNVRHLSVVKGGDIQCSDLLKYDMAQHRKLRTLFCHLSLESETDNTVMEKWCNELLCMRVMVCSISKWGLPGSIGNMKLLRYLKILDSSLCMSLPSGFGCLYNMLIFNATKWSIDDIPSFFGMLINLQKFESAKYQFHHRYIHSVDVHEGASATDEGQRGQFQIENYNGESLPSWSHPQNSEQIHRYGNTNCTFLSLTDVVIQSCENLKSLEQFLQPAYVPIIKEIEISYCRSLESVPAERFGDLRFLEVLLVSHCPMIKSQRMFAPSLKKLYLTNSGNLGGNIECSSLTIFHFSENYLESVELQTWNFPLLQELNVTFCPSLTIIRDSEPISTGEARSRMGKFLKLAHLTIMNCDRLESIDDLLHLPAIERIFIMRSGLLSLPANRLGGFPLLKDLDISLCPRLDWQSGMLLPSSLQNLTLSSCGDFSAWFPSCLENLTSLESLQIIGCECIVSVPGHLWSSKLKSLQSLKFLSCWKLKSIGGSDAIAHIRDLCIHDCPELEEID from the exons ATGGATAGTGGAGCTAGTGACCGTGAAGTATGGGAGAAAAAATTGGAGAAAACGCTGCAGGATCCAACTGCAGAACCAATATCCTTGCCTCTGGAATTTTTGAAAGTCATAACAAGCGATTTTTCCACTGAACGAGAACTTGGCAGGGGTGCGTATGGAGTAGTATACAAG GGAGTTCTCCAGAGCGGTAAAGTTATTGCTGTAAAGAAGATTTTTGATGCACATCTGTTGGACTTGGACAGCAacagtaacaacaataataagcAATTCGAGAATGAGATCACTTGTCTTATGGGGGTCAGGCACCAAAATGTCGTGCAACTTGTAGGTTACTGTGTCCAAACCAGGTCGGAAGTGATGAAGCTACCGAGTGGGGAACATGTTATGGTTGAAACACCTGCATGTTTGCTCTGCTTTGAATTTCAAT TCCTTGATTGGGATATGAGATATGAGATAATTAGGGGAGTTTGCAGAGGTTTGCATTATCTTCATGATGAATGTCATATTGTTCACCTGGATCTTAAACCACAAAATATACTGATGGATGCCGCGATGACGCCAAAAATTGCGGATTTTGGTTTGTCAAGGCTTTTGAATGAACAAAAATCCAAAACTGTCGCTAAAAAGCTTCTAGGAACGCT TGGATATATGGCCAAAGAATACATAGACCACGGAATTATCTCGTCTAAGGCAGATATATTCAGTTTGGGTGTCATAATCATAGAGATAATCACAGGTCACAGGGACTATCCCAATATTGGCGAGAGAACTGAAACATCTCTCAAGAACTATGCAGACGAA GTGGTTGAAAGTTGGAAGAACAGACTTCTAGAAATAACACCCATGCATATGTCACTGGAAATGCATATCCAACAAGTGGAACAATGCATCTCTGTAGCCCTGAAGTGCTTGGAACCTGACTCAAAGAAAAGGCCTACTTCACTGGAGATAGTTCAAAGTCTAAATGCCGTAGAACTAAAATGTAGATCTCCTGGATATCCCCCCAGTGTCATTGAGAAG GATAGGAGAAACCGAAATCTTTTCAGTCAAGCCAATGCGAACATAATCAACATACCAATGACCACCAGTGCCATTAATGGCTTGAATGAGTGCGCCAATTTGTTCCAGTGGGTTACATTGGCCATTTCATTTCCAAAAGCTCCGTTGAATGAAACACAAAAGGAAAAACTTCATGGAGATGTAAGGCAGTTGCACGGTGACCTTCAATTCCTTAGTGATACTCTACCAGCAATGTACAACCTCATTGATCGAGCAGAGTGGAGGTTCCATGATCATTCTGTGGCTGGTCTCCTTTCAAGACTCAAAGATGCAGTGTATGATGCAGAAGACATTCTAGATGAGTTCAGATGGTACGAGACGAAGCTTTCAGTAGAGGGTAATGCGATCTCAGTGGAACCAGTCATTGACTTCTTTCACAGTGTCACTCAAGGCAGCTTCAACAAGGTGGCTGATATCCAGAAGAGGCTCAATCATCTTTCTGGACAGCTTGAGAAAATGGGCTTACTTCAAGCAGTTCCACGTTTTGACAAATCATTTAGGCCTGAGACCACCTCTTTCCCCACTGAGGCAAAGATTTTTGGCCGTGGTAAGGAGAAGGATAAGCTAATCAGGTTGCTTGGTGTACCAACAAATAATAGCGCAGGTCCTTCTGGACACAAGAGAAAAAGAAGTGGAGTCTGTTCATCACCAggcaaccaaatttgtgctacCATTGATACTAATGAAGCAGCAGTAACGAGTGTTCCAGTTTTGCCAATTGTTGGAATTGGGGGTGTTGGAAAAACCACCTTGGCTCAAGATATTTGCAAACGTAAAAAAGTGAAACGTCACTTTGTCCCGATAATTTGGATTTGTGTCTCAGACGATTTTGATGTCAAGAGGTTGACTAAAGAAGCCATAGAACAATCTTGTGGCAAAGTGCCAAAAAACAATAATCTGAATGTTCTTCAGGGTGCTCTTGCAAATAGCCTGAACACTAAAAGATTTTTACTTGTTGTTGATGATATGTGGAATGAAAATGAGCAGGATTGGAAGCGCTTCTGTGCACCTTTTAGAAATGCACTTAAGGGAAGCATGATGCTTGTCACCACTAGGTCTCCGAAGGTTGCTGATGTAGTGCGTACAATGGATCCCTTTCCCTTAGAGGGTTTGAAAAAAGATGTGTTTCGGAAGTTCTTTAAATTCTGTGTGTTTGGGCCTAATAGCTCCAACATTGATCCAGAGTTGGAACGGATTGGTGAGAAAATACTCCCAAAGTTGAGAGGCTCTCCTTTAGCTGCAAAAACTCTTGGACGGCTGTTAGGAATGAGCCTTGAGCTAGCACATTGGGATAGGATTCTCAAGAGTCAGCTGTGTGAGCTTCGACAAAAGGAGACCGACATTTTGCTGGCTCTTCGGTTGAGCTACATGTATTTACCATTGTATTTAAAGAGATGCTTCTCGTTCTGTGCTGTGTACCCGAAAGATTACATATTCAAAAAGGAGGATTTAGTGGAGATTTGGGTGGCAGAAGGCTTAGTGGAACATCACCCTAACATTTCACTTCATCATACTGGTGGTCAGTACTTTGAAGAACTTGCACATCTGTCATTTTTTCAGAGATATAATCCATGGTCCAGTGAGAACTATGTAATACATGATTTGATGCATGACATGGCACAACTGGTTTCAAAGGACGAGTGCTTTATagtaaaagaaaaaaatgatattCCTAAGATCCCTCAGAATGTCCGCCATCTGTCAGTGGTCAAAGGCGGAGATATTCAGTGTTCTGACTTACTGAAGTATGACATGGCACAGCATAGAAAGCTGCGCACCCTATTTTGCCACCTGTCTTTAGAGAGTGAAACTGATAATACTGTGATGGAGAAATGGTGTAATGAACTTTTGTGCATGCGTGTCATGGTCTGTTCTATCTCTAAGTGGGGCTTACCAGGTAGTATTGGCAATATGAAGCTACTGCGGTACCTTAAAATCCTCGATTCTAGCCTTTGCATGAGCCTTCCTTCAGGATTCGGTTGCCTCTATAACATGCTGATATTTAATGCTACGAAATGGAGCATTGATGACATTCCTAGCTTCTTTGGCATGCTGATCAATCTGCAGAAATTTGAATCAGCGAAATATCAATTTCATCATAGATATATACATTCAGTGGATGTGCATGAAGGTGCAAGTGCAACTGACGAAGGGCAGAGAGGGCAATTCCAGATAGAAAACTATAATGGTGAATCTCTTCCAAGCTGGTCTCATCCACAAAACTCAGAGCAGATTCACCGTTACGGCAACACTAATTGCACTTTCTTGTCCCTGACTGATGTAGTCATTCAGAGTTGCGAAAACTTAAAAAGCCTCGAACAATTTCTACAGCCCGCTTATGTGCCTATCATCAAGGAAATAGAAATTTCCTATTGTAGAAGTTTAGAATCAGTACCAGCTGAGAGGTTTGGAGATTTGCGTTTCCTTGAAGTTCTGCTTGTGTCCCATTGTCCAATGATCAAATCACAACGCATGTTTGCCCCGTCTCTAAAGAAGCTGTATCTGACGAACTCTGGGAATCTCGGAGGCAACATTGAGTGTAGTTCTCTCACTATCTTCCATTTCTCGGAAAACTATTTGGAATCCGTCGAACTACAAACGTGGAATTTTCCATTACTACAGGAGCTCAACGTCACTTTTTGTCCTTCTCTGACAATTATTAGAGATTCGGAACCTATATCCACTGGCGAGGCTAGAAGCAGAATGGGAAAGTTCCTGAAACTCGCTCACCTAACCATTATGAACTGCGATAGGCTTGAATCTATCGATGACCTCCTACATCTCCCTGCCATTGAGAGAATTTTTATTATGAGAAGTGGCTTGCTGTCCCTACCAGCTAATAGATTGGGAGGTTTTCCTCTTCTGAAGGATTTAGACATTTCATTGTGTCCAAGACTTGACTGGCAAAGCGGAATGTTGTTACCATCGTCCCTCCAAAACCTCACGTTATCGAGTTGTGGGGATTTCTCTGCCTGGTTTCCCAGTTGCCTGGAGAACCTCACCTCCCTCGAGTCACTACAGATTATTGGCTGTGAATGCATAGTGTCTGTTCCTGGCCACCTATGGAGCAGTAAACTCAAATCACTTCAGAGTTTGAAGTTTCTTAGTTGTTGGAAGCTTAAATCAATTGGTGGATCAGACGCAATTGCACACATAAGAGATTTATGTATTCATGACTGCCCAGAGTTGGAGGAAATTGACTAG
- the LOC136549336 gene encoding disease resistance protein RGA2-like isoform X1, whose translation MDSGASDREVWEKKLEKTLQDPTAEPISLPLEFLKVITSDFSTERELGRGAYGVVYKGVLQSGKVIAVKKIFDAHLLDLDSNSNNNNKQFENEITCLMGVRHQNVVQLVGYCVQTRSEVMKLPSGEHVMVETPACLLCFEFQCKGSLDKHVSVLDWDMRYEIIRGVCRGLHYLHDECHIVHLDLKPQNILMDAAMTPKIADFGLSRLLNEQKSKTVAKKLLGTLGYMAKEYIDHGIISSKADIFSLGVIIIEIITGHRDYPNIGERTETSLKNYADEVVESWKNRLLEITPMHMSLEMHIQQVEQCISVALKCLEPDSKKRPTSLEIVQSLNAVELKCRSPGYPPSVIEKDRRNRNLFSQANANIINIPMTTSAINGLNECANLFQWVTLAISFPKAPLNETQKEKLHGDVRQLHGDLQFLSDTLPAMYNLIDRAEWRFHDHSVAGLLSRLKDAVYDAEDILDEFRWYETKLSVEGNAISVEPVIDFFHSVTQGSFNKVADIQKRLNHLSGQLEKMGLLQAVPRFDKSFRPETTSFPTEAKIFGRGKEKDKLIRLLGVPTNNSAGPSGHKRKRSGVCSSPGNQICATIDTNEAAVTSVPVLPIVGIGGVGKTTLAQDICKRKKVKRHFVPIIWICVSDDFDVKRLTKEAIEQSCGKVPKNNNLNVLQGALANSLNTKRFLLVVDDMWNENEQDWKRFCAPFRNALKGSMMLVTTRSPKVADVVRTMDPFPLEGLKKDVFRKFFKFCVFGPNSSNIDPELERIGEKILPKLRGSPLAAKTLGRLLGMSLELAHWDRILKSQLCELRQKETDILLALRLSYMYLPLYLKRCFSFCAVYPKDYIFKKEDLVEIWVAEGLVEHHPNISLHHTGGQYFEELAHLSFFQRYNPWSSENYVIHDLMHDMAQLVSKDECFIVKEKNDIPKIPQNVRHLSVVKGGDIQCSDLLKYDMAQHRKLRTLFCHLSLESETDNTVMEKWCNELLCMRVMVCSISKWGLPGSIGNMKLLRYLKILDSSLCMSLPSGFGCLYNMLIFNATKWSIDDIPSFFGMLINLQKFESAKYQFHHRYIHSVDVHEGASATDEGQRGQFQIENYNGESLPSWSHPQNSEQIHRYGNTNCTFLSLTDVVIQSCENLKSLEQFLQPAYVPIIKEIEISYCRSLESVPAERFGDLRFLEVLLVSHCPMIKSQRMFAPSLKKLYLTNSGNLGGNIECSSLTIFHFSENYLESVELQTWNFPLLQELNVTFCPSLTIIRDSEPISTGEARSRMGKFLKLAHLTIMNCDRLESIDDLLHLPAIERIFIMRSGLLSLPANRLGGFPLLKDLDISLCPRLDWQSGMLLPSSLQNLTLSSCGDFSAWFPSCLENLTSLESLQIIGCECIVSVPGHLWSSKLKSLQSLKFLSCWKLKSIGGSDAIAHIRDLCIHDCPELEEID comes from the exons ATGGATAGTGGAGCTAGTGACCGTGAAGTATGGGAGAAAAAATTGGAGAAAACGCTGCAGGATCCAACTGCAGAACCAATATCCTTGCCTCTGGAATTTTTGAAAGTCATAACAAGCGATTTTTCCACTGAACGAGAACTTGGCAGGGGTGCGTATGGAGTAGTATACAAG GGAGTTCTCCAGAGCGGTAAAGTTATTGCTGTAAAGAAGATTTTTGATGCACATCTGTTGGACTTGGACAGCAacagtaacaacaataataagcAATTCGAGAATGAGATCACTTGTCTTATGGGGGTCAGGCACCAAAATGTCGTGCAACTTGTAGGTTACTGTGTCCAAACCAGGTCGGAAGTGATGAAGCTACCGAGTGGGGAACATGTTATGGTTGAAACACCTGCATGTTTGCTCTGCTTTGAATTTCAATGTAAGGGAAGCCTTGACAAGCATGTTTCTG TCCTTGATTGGGATATGAGATATGAGATAATTAGGGGAGTTTGCAGAGGTTTGCATTATCTTCATGATGAATGTCATATTGTTCACCTGGATCTTAAACCACAAAATATACTGATGGATGCCGCGATGACGCCAAAAATTGCGGATTTTGGTTTGTCAAGGCTTTTGAATGAACAAAAATCCAAAACTGTCGCTAAAAAGCTTCTAGGAACGCT TGGATATATGGCCAAAGAATACATAGACCACGGAATTATCTCGTCTAAGGCAGATATATTCAGTTTGGGTGTCATAATCATAGAGATAATCACAGGTCACAGGGACTATCCCAATATTGGCGAGAGAACTGAAACATCTCTCAAGAACTATGCAGACGAA GTGGTTGAAAGTTGGAAGAACAGACTTCTAGAAATAACACCCATGCATATGTCACTGGAAATGCATATCCAACAAGTGGAACAATGCATCTCTGTAGCCCTGAAGTGCTTGGAACCTGACTCAAAGAAAAGGCCTACTTCACTGGAGATAGTTCAAAGTCTAAATGCCGTAGAACTAAAATGTAGATCTCCTGGATATCCCCCCAGTGTCATTGAGAAG GATAGGAGAAACCGAAATCTTTTCAGTCAAGCCAATGCGAACATAATCAACATACCAATGACCACCAGTGCCATTAATGGCTTGAATGAGTGCGCCAATTTGTTCCAGTGGGTTACATTGGCCATTTCATTTCCAAAAGCTCCGTTGAATGAAACACAAAAGGAAAAACTTCATGGAGATGTAAGGCAGTTGCACGGTGACCTTCAATTCCTTAGTGATACTCTACCAGCAATGTACAACCTCATTGATCGAGCAGAGTGGAGGTTCCATGATCATTCTGTGGCTGGTCTCCTTTCAAGACTCAAAGATGCAGTGTATGATGCAGAAGACATTCTAGATGAGTTCAGATGGTACGAGACGAAGCTTTCAGTAGAGGGTAATGCGATCTCAGTGGAACCAGTCATTGACTTCTTTCACAGTGTCACTCAAGGCAGCTTCAACAAGGTGGCTGATATCCAGAAGAGGCTCAATCATCTTTCTGGACAGCTTGAGAAAATGGGCTTACTTCAAGCAGTTCCACGTTTTGACAAATCATTTAGGCCTGAGACCACCTCTTTCCCCACTGAGGCAAAGATTTTTGGCCGTGGTAAGGAGAAGGATAAGCTAATCAGGTTGCTTGGTGTACCAACAAATAATAGCGCAGGTCCTTCTGGACACAAGAGAAAAAGAAGTGGAGTCTGTTCATCACCAggcaaccaaatttgtgctacCATTGATACTAATGAAGCAGCAGTAACGAGTGTTCCAGTTTTGCCAATTGTTGGAATTGGGGGTGTTGGAAAAACCACCTTGGCTCAAGATATTTGCAAACGTAAAAAAGTGAAACGTCACTTTGTCCCGATAATTTGGATTTGTGTCTCAGACGATTTTGATGTCAAGAGGTTGACTAAAGAAGCCATAGAACAATCTTGTGGCAAAGTGCCAAAAAACAATAATCTGAATGTTCTTCAGGGTGCTCTTGCAAATAGCCTGAACACTAAAAGATTTTTACTTGTTGTTGATGATATGTGGAATGAAAATGAGCAGGATTGGAAGCGCTTCTGTGCACCTTTTAGAAATGCACTTAAGGGAAGCATGATGCTTGTCACCACTAGGTCTCCGAAGGTTGCTGATGTAGTGCGTACAATGGATCCCTTTCCCTTAGAGGGTTTGAAAAAAGATGTGTTTCGGAAGTTCTTTAAATTCTGTGTGTTTGGGCCTAATAGCTCCAACATTGATCCAGAGTTGGAACGGATTGGTGAGAAAATACTCCCAAAGTTGAGAGGCTCTCCTTTAGCTGCAAAAACTCTTGGACGGCTGTTAGGAATGAGCCTTGAGCTAGCACATTGGGATAGGATTCTCAAGAGTCAGCTGTGTGAGCTTCGACAAAAGGAGACCGACATTTTGCTGGCTCTTCGGTTGAGCTACATGTATTTACCATTGTATTTAAAGAGATGCTTCTCGTTCTGTGCTGTGTACCCGAAAGATTACATATTCAAAAAGGAGGATTTAGTGGAGATTTGGGTGGCAGAAGGCTTAGTGGAACATCACCCTAACATTTCACTTCATCATACTGGTGGTCAGTACTTTGAAGAACTTGCACATCTGTCATTTTTTCAGAGATATAATCCATGGTCCAGTGAGAACTATGTAATACATGATTTGATGCATGACATGGCACAACTGGTTTCAAAGGACGAGTGCTTTATagtaaaagaaaaaaatgatattCCTAAGATCCCTCAGAATGTCCGCCATCTGTCAGTGGTCAAAGGCGGAGATATTCAGTGTTCTGACTTACTGAAGTATGACATGGCACAGCATAGAAAGCTGCGCACCCTATTTTGCCACCTGTCTTTAGAGAGTGAAACTGATAATACTGTGATGGAGAAATGGTGTAATGAACTTTTGTGCATGCGTGTCATGGTCTGTTCTATCTCTAAGTGGGGCTTACCAGGTAGTATTGGCAATATGAAGCTACTGCGGTACCTTAAAATCCTCGATTCTAGCCTTTGCATGAGCCTTCCTTCAGGATTCGGTTGCCTCTATAACATGCTGATATTTAATGCTACGAAATGGAGCATTGATGACATTCCTAGCTTCTTTGGCATGCTGATCAATCTGCAGAAATTTGAATCAGCGAAATATCAATTTCATCATAGATATATACATTCAGTGGATGTGCATGAAGGTGCAAGTGCAACTGACGAAGGGCAGAGAGGGCAATTCCAGATAGAAAACTATAATGGTGAATCTCTTCCAAGCTGGTCTCATCCACAAAACTCAGAGCAGATTCACCGTTACGGCAACACTAATTGCACTTTCTTGTCCCTGACTGATGTAGTCATTCAGAGTTGCGAAAACTTAAAAAGCCTCGAACAATTTCTACAGCCCGCTTATGTGCCTATCATCAAGGAAATAGAAATTTCCTATTGTAGAAGTTTAGAATCAGTACCAGCTGAGAGGTTTGGAGATTTGCGTTTCCTTGAAGTTCTGCTTGTGTCCCATTGTCCAATGATCAAATCACAACGCATGTTTGCCCCGTCTCTAAAGAAGCTGTATCTGACGAACTCTGGGAATCTCGGAGGCAACATTGAGTGTAGTTCTCTCACTATCTTCCATTTCTCGGAAAACTATTTGGAATCCGTCGAACTACAAACGTGGAATTTTCCATTACTACAGGAGCTCAACGTCACTTTTTGTCCTTCTCTGACAATTATTAGAGATTCGGAACCTATATCCACTGGCGAGGCTAGAAGCAGAATGGGAAAGTTCCTGAAACTCGCTCACCTAACCATTATGAACTGCGATAGGCTTGAATCTATCGATGACCTCCTACATCTCCCTGCCATTGAGAGAATTTTTATTATGAGAAGTGGCTTGCTGTCCCTACCAGCTAATAGATTGGGAGGTTTTCCTCTTCTGAAGGATTTAGACATTTCATTGTGTCCAAGACTTGACTGGCAAAGCGGAATGTTGTTACCATCGTCCCTCCAAAACCTCACGTTATCGAGTTGTGGGGATTTCTCTGCCTGGTTTCCCAGTTGCCTGGAGAACCTCACCTCCCTCGAGTCACTACAGATTATTGGCTGTGAATGCATAGTGTCTGTTCCTGGCCACCTATGGAGCAGTAAACTCAAATCACTTCAGAGTTTGAAGTTTCTTAGTTGTTGGAAGCTTAAATCAATTGGTGGATCAGACGCAATTGCACACATAAGAGATTTATGTATTCATGACTGCCCAGAGTTGGAGGAAATTGACTAG